gaaggctggatgtaggattgctttAAAGcagtccgaaccaggataattcttTGTCTctttgatggtttgattgttcttATCCTTCATTTACATTCTGTTTTTCAATTgctgtatatatattctgttattatcttgattttcgGGTGAGGAGTGTAGAGAGATTGGAAAATCTAAGTCTTAAATcagtttctaagagctcctaatcctaacaTGTTCAACATACATATCAATAGAAAAGTTCAATAACCTGGACGCACAAAATGAACAAATGTTGGCCATGGAGTGGATTGCATTTACTTGGGattgatcaatatacaagtaaATGCAATTTAAGAACGTGAACTGTAGAATGGAGGACTTGGAGGTAGTCAATTGACCACTCAAATGCTACAAAACTTATTAGTAGCATGTTCTTAATCTTAGTTATTCCTCTTAAGATAGTAAAATGCATAATAGGTCATAAAGATGCTATAAGTTTTAAGATCCAGTCAGAGACACAACAGAGAGCAAATGAAAATAAACTCTTACCTAAAAATACTAGCCATGCCAAACACATTATCCTCGAACCCCCAACAGTCCTCAAAAAGGAGCTCCCTAACAGCCTCGCAAACTAGAAACAATGCTCTCACACCTTGCTTATCCCGCATTTGACACCTCTGTAAATGTAATTGTTCAAGTGTTTCACAAGAACCTATATGCTCATCAGGCCCTGGACTTGAATCAATAATCTTGCAAGATTGAAGTTTCAGAGTCTTCAAATTTGAACAGTAAGAAAGTGCTGCCAACCACCCACCATCCATCCTGTGGTTGCATAAGGTCAGCTCCTCAAGCATTTGGCAGCACTGCCCAATAGCTTTGATCCCATCATAGCTCCCCTCACAACCAACCAGCTCAAGTTTCACTAATCGCCTACAGCCTCGTGCCAAAATCGTCAACCCAATGTCTGAAACCACTGAATCATAAAacccatcaacacaaccaaccaATTTCAGAATCTGTAAATTCTGGCAACCCGAAATTCCTTTAAAAGACAGATCAGGGCAGCAATGCAGCTCTAATTCTTGCAGCATCAGGCAATCGTCCGCAATACACGACAAGCCTTTGGCACTAGCACCTATTACAACAAGCCTGCTCAAATTAGGGCAACCCTCGGCTAAAATCCGAACACCTCTATCAACTAAATCCGAATGCAATAAATCCTGTTTCCGCAAAAATCCACCTTCAAACAAACTTGAATCAACGTGAAGCGATACAATTTTGTGGGTCAACAATATTTCAGAATTCTGAGAAGAATGAATACAAGCCGGAACAAGATCAACATCGACGAGATTAGGAAAGCGATGCACAAGCCTACCAGATTGAAGAAATTCCCAATCCAAAACCCTGATAGAGCGAACGAGACGGCCTGTAAGCCTCAACCAGCGCTTGCAAACCAAGGAATTGGGAACGTGTTGAGACTCGGGAAGCTTCGAGAAGACCAGTTGGAGAAGCTCGTCGGAAAGGAGGGCAGTGAAATCAGGCCCGGCCGACTCTAGAGTCGGGGTTTCGTCGGACTCTGAGGGCGGCGTTTCGGATAAAGAGTGGCGGCGCATTTTGACAACCACATGCCGGAGCGAATGGTCCTTCAGCCAGGCGTCCGAACTCAGACGACTCTTCTCCGGCGACGATGACATTCCACAGAGCTAAGGTTTCCACAATTCAATCTTCCCTCGGTTCCAGAGCAAGAAACCATTTCTTGAATTACAGCTTCCACTCAAATGCTTTACAaaccctctccctctctcgaaAACCAGAGGTTAGGGTTTTGAGTCTCTgcctctctgtctctctctctctctctctctccctggaATTTCAACGGATGAGATTTGTGGGGCGCAGCGGCTTCTTGTTGTTATCCTTAGGGAGAATGATCCAGTGCGTACGTCCTTGCATGGTCCCTCGCCCTCCCCTTCACCTCCCTTGGAATGAAATCAAATTCTGATGACGTGGAGTCTTTTGAATGGCAGATGCACATGAAGGCGGTGGGGTTTGTGGCAGATGATATGCACTCCATCTCAGTTTGAATGATTGTTGAAGCAGGTACAGAGGTAGAAAAGGGCGGCTTATAAATGGATTGTTTCATCATTTTTCGTGTGATTTTGTCATATCTGATCTGATAGTCCAAATG
This window of the Diospyros lotus cultivar Yz01 chromosome 5, ASM1463336v1, whole genome shotgun sequence genome carries:
- the LOC127801581 gene encoding F-box protein At5g51370-like, with translation MSSSPEKSRLSSDAWLKDHSLRHVVVKMRRHSLSETPPSESDETPTLESAGPDFTALLSDELLQLVFSKLPESQHVPNSLVCKRWLRLTGRLVRSIRVLDWEFLQSGRLVHRFPNLVDVDLVPACIHSSQNSEILLTHKIVSLHVDSSLFEGGFLRKQDLLHSDLVDRGVRILAEGCPNLSRLVVIGASAKGLSCIADDCLMLQELELHCCPDLSFKGISGCQNLQILKLVGCVDGFYDSVVSDIGLTILARGCRRLVKLELVGCEGSYDGIKAIGQCCQMLEELTLCNHRMDGGWLAALSYCSNLKTLKLQSCKIIDSSPGPDEHIGSCETLEQLHLQRCQMRDKQGVRALFLVCEAVRELLFEDCWGFEDNVFGMASIFRSVRLLSLEGCSLLTTEGLEAVVISWKELKELRVVSCNSIKDSEITPALATLFSVLKELKWRPDSKSLLSSGLEGSGLGKKGGRSFKWV